Proteins encoded within one genomic window of Bacillus sp. 1NLA3E:
- a CDS encoding sporulation histidine kinase inhibitor Sda: MKKLTDDLLIEAYYKARELKLNPDFIRLIEKELQRRALFLKIKVSS, from the coding sequence ATGAAAAAACTCACTGATGATCTTCTAATTGAAGCTTACTATAAGGCCAGAGAACTTAAACTTAACCCCGATTTTATTCGCTTAATTGAAAAGGAACTGCAACGACGAGCTTTATTTCTTAAAATCAAGGTATCCTCTTAA
- a CDS encoding phosphatidylserine decarboxylase encodes MVQGLYRLMIELTNGKFTSKVLKKFATSKVSHFIIPSFVKAYKINLLEMEKSLDEYPTLHDLFVRRLKVGARPNDQHPLSIVSPVDGVLEDIGEIKKTNEITVKGKNYSIAEMLGNEQVLAKYINGLYMILYLSPSHYHRIHSPVTGEIIGQWTLGRKSFPVNKWGLKYGHQTLSKNYRRITEIKHESGHVAVVKVGAMFVNSIEMVHEGGNIGKGEELAYFTFGSTVVLLFEKDTFDALSSIKTPKDISVGQKLGEIRAKQQKK; translated from the coding sequence TTGGTGCAAGGTTTATATCGGCTCATGATTGAATTAACAAATGGGAAGTTTACTTCTAAAGTCTTAAAAAAATTTGCTACCTCAAAGGTTAGTCATTTTATTATTCCTTCTTTTGTTAAAGCCTATAAGATTAATTTACTGGAAATGGAAAAATCATTAGATGAGTATCCAACACTTCATGATCTATTTGTCCGTAGACTTAAGGTTGGAGCAAGGCCAAATGATCAACACCCATTGTCAATTGTTAGTCCGGTAGATGGAGTGCTTGAAGATATTGGGGAAATTAAGAAAACGAATGAGATAACAGTTAAAGGGAAAAATTATTCTATTGCTGAAATGCTTGGAAATGAGCAGGTTTTAGCTAAATATATAAATGGTCTATACATGATTCTTTATTTAAGTCCGAGTCATTATCATCGCATTCATAGTCCAGTTACTGGTGAAATTATCGGGCAATGGACACTCGGTAGGAAATCCTTTCCGGTGAACAAATGGGGCTTGAAATATGGTCATCAGACTCTTTCAAAAAATTACCGTCGGATTACGGAAATAAAACATGAGAGTGGTCATGTAGCAGTCGTGAAAGTAGGGGCAATGTTCGTAAATTCTATTGAAATGGTACATGAGGGCGGCAACATCGGAAAAGGTGAAGAATTAGCTTATTTTACGTTTGGCTCAACTGTTGTATTGCTTTTTGAAAAAGATACATTTGATGCGCTATCATCGATTAAAACACCTAAGGATATTTCAGTAGGTCAAAAACTAGGAGAAATCCGGGCAAAACAACAAAAAAAATAA
- the pssA gene encoding CDP-diacylglycerol--serine O-phosphatidyltransferase, whose amino-acid sequence MFFLEVVDQTIKKLKCQTANVLTLTNLGLGGYAIIVGLKGNLNLSLLLIFIAALADRFDGMVARRFNIESELGKQLDSMSDIISFGVAPALLLYQGILHEFGAPGIFFTVFYIGCGAFRLARFNITECNGYFTGLPITAAGCLVTLSFLVIPYSPPQTFFFLIILLSFLMVSSFKLKKV is encoded by the coding sequence TTGTTTTTTTTAGAAGTTGTTGATCAAACCATTAAAAAGCTTAAATGTCAAACAGCAAATGTATTAACCCTAACAAATTTAGGCCTTGGTGGTTATGCAATTATTGTTGGGCTAAAAGGAAACCTAAACCTTAGTTTACTGCTTATTTTTATTGCAGCGTTGGCTGATCGTTTTGACGGAATGGTCGCTAGGAGATTTAATATTGAATCTGAACTTGGAAAGCAGCTCGATTCCATGAGTGATATTATATCATTTGGAGTAGCCCCAGCACTATTATTATATCAAGGAATTTTGCATGAATTTGGGGCACCTGGAATATTCTTTACCGTTTTCTATATTGGATGCGGGGCGTTTCGCCTTGCCAGATTCAATATTACTGAATGTAATGGCTATTTTACGGGCTTACCTATCACAGCTGCCGGGTGTCTGGTAACGCTTAGTTTCCTTGTAATACCATATTCCCCGCCACAGACGTTTTTCTTTTTAATCATTTTACTATCATTTTTAATGGTCAGTTCATTTAAACTTAAAAAAGTCTGA
- the sigK gene encoding RNA polymerase sporulation sigma factor SigK, with product MSGILTALGYLVKEIVFLVSYVKNNAFPQPLSAAEERKYLQLMAKGDTHARNMLIEHNLRLVAHIVKKFENTGEDAEDLISIGTIGLIKAIESYSEGKGTKLATYAARCIENEILMHLRALKKTKKDVSLHDPIGQDKEGNEISLIDVLKSESEDVIDTIQLNMELEKVKEYIDVLDDREKEVIVGRFGLDLQKEKTQREIAKELGISRSYVSRIEKRALMKMFHEFYRAEKEKRKNGNG from the coding sequence ATGTCCGGTATTTTGACAGCACTTGGCTACTTAGTTAAGGAAATCGTATTTCTAGTTTCTTATGTAAAAAATAACGCCTTTCCACAGCCCTTGTCAGCAGCGGAGGAACGAAAATATTTGCAGCTAATGGCAAAAGGAGATACACATGCAAGGAATATGCTGATTGAACATAATCTGCGGCTTGTTGCCCATATAGTAAAAAAATTCGAAAATACAGGTGAAGACGCCGAGGACCTCATCTCAATTGGGACAATTGGATTAATCAAAGCGATAGAGAGCTATTCTGAGGGGAAAGGTACAAAACTTGCTACGTATGCTGCCCGTTGTATAGAAAATGAAATCTTGATGCATTTAAGAGCTTTAAAGAAGACGAAAAAAGATGTTTCATTACATGATCCAATTGGACAGGATAAAGAAGGCAACGAAATATCCTTGATTGATGTACTTAAATCAGAGTCAGAAGATGTAATCGATACCATTCAATTAAACATGGAACTTGAAAAAGTTAAAGAATACATTGATGTATTAGATGATCGTGAAAAAGAAGTGATCGTAGGAAGGTTTGGACTTGATCTACAAAAAGAAAAGACACAGCGTGAAATTGCCAAAGAATTAGGAATCTCAAGAAGCTATGTATCTAGAATCGAAAAACGCGCACTAATGAAAATGTTTCATGAATTTTATCGTGCTGAAAAAGAAAAGCGCAAAAATGGAAATGGATGA
- a CDS encoding YrhC family protein, producing the protein MELEIVKSLFAKMLDYKRYGIVLLAVGVFFYLGVIIPSVAKSDLDMNIMMGASLIFLTFSVLFLNQSKICRRRLLESEEGQEYMTKK; encoded by the coding sequence ATGGAGCTTGAAATCGTGAAAAGTTTGTTTGCAAAAATGCTAGACTATAAGCGGTATGGTATTGTATTGCTGGCCGTGGGTGTATTTTTTTACTTAGGTGTGATTATTCCGTCTGTCGCAAAGTCAGATTTAGATATGAATATCATGATGGGGGCATCCCTTATATTTCTTACATTTTCAGTTCTGTTCTTAAATCAATCCAAGATTTGTAGGCGTAGATTGTTAGAATCAGAAGAAGGGCAAGAATACATGACGAAAAAGTAA